The following coding sequences are from one Selenomonas sputigena ATCC 35185 window:
- the cybH gene encoding Ni/Fe-hydrogenase, b-type cytochrome subunit, with translation MREVKRRIYYVFSPWLRIFHWIMVVCISVLFATGLMITEPWLIYSVEPTFSGMTTDNIRNIHFIAAFTFMAAFLLRIYGFYVNRGDRLFPRFWEGLFWRAIGDVILHYIFVRYEHKSYLRNPIARMSYTLLYVLVAIEVVTGLGMYGANEPESVSFMLFGWVITLLGNEFMVHLVHHYVAWFIILFAIGHLYMVIRAEFMEGESEVSSMFSGRKILTHEPLDAYQLSHPEEEHKGRAS, from the coding sequence ATGAGAGAAGTCAAACGCAGGATTTACTACGTTTTTAGTCCTTGGCTCAGGATCTTTCACTGGATCATGGTCGTCTGCATCTCGGTCCTCTTTGCGACGGGATTGATGATCACCGAGCCTTGGCTCATTTACTCCGTCGAGCCGACGTTCAGCGGCATGACGACGGACAACATCCGAAACATCCATTTCATCGCGGCGTTCACCTTCATGGCGGCCTTCCTCCTGAGGATTTACGGCTTCTATGTGAACCGCGGCGACCGTCTCTTCCCGCGCTTCTGGGAGGGGCTTTTCTGGCGGGCGATCGGCGACGTCATCCTGCATTACATCTTTGTGCGCTACGAGCACAAGTCGTACTTGAGGAACCCGATCGCGCGCATGTCGTACACGCTACTCTATGTGCTCGTCGCCATCGAGGTCGTGACGGGTCTCGGGATGTATGGCGCGAACGAGCCGGAAAGCGTGTCCTTCATGCTCTTCGGCTGGGTCATCACGCTCTTGGGAAACGAGTTCATGGTGCACCTCGTGCACCACTACGTCGCCTGGTTCATCATCCTCTTCGCCATCGGCCATCTCTACATGGTCATCCGCGCGGAGTTCATGGAGGGCGAGAGCGAAGTGTCGAGCATGTTCTCCGGCAGGAAGATCCTGACGCATGAGCCGCTCGATGCTTACCAGCTCAGCCACCCCGAGGAAGAGCACAAGGGCAGGGCGAGCTGA
- the hypE gene encoding hydrogenase expression/formation protein HypE gives MENEKITLAHGAGGSLSQALMESVILPAFGNEFLQKMHDGAALDLGGKTAFTTDSFVVAPRFFPGGDIGKLAVCGTVNDLAMTGAVPRYISCALILEEGLPIEELRRILHSMKEAAAEAKVAIVTGDTKVVGKGAADGIYINTAGIGEIERAMEPQNVRADMDVILSGTLGDHAATVMAERHGIEIPATLHSDCAPLGDLAALMRRTAPSIACMRDPTRGGAAAVLNEIACAAQVGVILDEEALPVREEVEGIAAFLGFDPLELANEGKAIAFCAPEETAALLAAMREHPYGRNACCIGRTTAEEPGIVALRTALGGLRIVDMPLGNLVPRIC, from the coding sequence TTGGAAAATGAGAAGATCACGCTCGCGCACGGCGCGGGCGGCAGCCTGAGCCAGGCGCTGATGGAGAGCGTCATCCTGCCTGCCTTCGGCAATGAGTTCCTGCAGAAAATGCACGATGGCGCGGCGCTCGACCTCGGCGGCAAGACCGCTTTCACGACGGATTCCTTCGTCGTCGCGCCGCGCTTCTTCCCTGGCGGCGACATCGGCAAGCTCGCCGTCTGCGGCACGGTCAACGACCTCGCGATGACGGGCGCCGTGCCGCGCTACATCTCGTGCGCCTTGATTTTGGAAGAGGGCCTGCCCATCGAGGAGCTCAGGCGTATTTTGCACTCGATGAAGGAGGCTGCGGCAGAAGCGAAGGTCGCCATCGTCACGGGCGACACGAAGGTCGTCGGCAAGGGCGCGGCGGATGGCATCTACATCAATACGGCGGGAATCGGCGAGATCGAACGCGCGATGGAGCCGCAGAATGTCAGGGCGGATATGGACGTCATTCTCTCGGGAACGCTCGGTGACCATGCAGCGACCGTCATGGCGGAGCGCCACGGCATCGAGATCCCCGCGACGCTTCATAGCGACTGTGCGCCCTTAGGCGACCTCGCCGCCCTCATGCGCCGCACCGCGCCCTCGATCGCCTGCATGAGAGATCCGACGAGAGGCGGCGCGGCGGCGGTCTTGAACGAGATCGCATGTGCGGCACAAGTCGGCGTCATCCTGGACGAGGAGGCGCTTCCCGTGCGCGAAGAGGTCGAGGGCATCGCCGCATTTCTCGGCTTCGATCCGCTGGAATTGGCGAACGAAGGCAAGGCGATCGCCTTCTGCGCGCCCGAAGAAACGGCGGCGCTTCTCGCCGCCATGCGCGAGCATCCTTACGGCAGGAATGCCTGCTGCATCGGCCGCACGACGGCGGAGGAGCCGGGCATCGTCGCACTCCGAACGGCGCTCGGCGGCCTGCGCATCGTCGACATGCCGCTCGGCAATCTCGTGCCGCGCATCTGCTAG
- a CDS encoding HypC/HybG/HupF family hydrogenase formation chaperone: MCLAVPAKVLDIAGSVARVSVNGVEREASLMLLPEAKLGDYVLVHAGFAMQIVEEKDAEETYALLAEMKGAPRTVM; encoded by the coding sequence ATGTGCCTTGCTGTACCGGCGAAGGTGCTCGATATTGCGGGCAGCGTCGCGCGCGTCTCCGTCAACGGCGTGGAGCGCGAGGCGAGCCTCATGCTGCTGCCTGAGGCGAAGCTCGGCGACTACGTGCTCGTACATGCGGGCTTTGCCATGCAGATCGTTGAGGAAAAAGACGCCGAAGAAACGTACGCGCTGCTCGCCGAGATGAAGGGTGCGCCGCGCACGGTGATGTAG
- a CDS encoding DUF2922 domain-containing protein, with amino-acid sequence MAKALKMVFKLSDTQTATVSLADPKAGLTKAEAEAVMTDMIAKNALVVKGVNPKAIKAVYIRSSEDQELA; translated from the coding sequence ATGGCAAAGGCGCTGAAGATGGTCTTCAAGCTTTCGGACACGCAGACGGCGACCGTGAGCCTCGCCGATCCCAAGGCGGGGCTGACGAAGGCAGAGGCCGAAGCGGTCATGACGGACATGATCGCGAAGAACGCGCTCGTCGTCAAGGGCGTCAATCCCAAGGCGATCAAGGCGGTCTACATCCGTTCGAGCGAGGATCAGGAGCTTGCCTGA
- the hypB gene encoding hydrogenase nickel incorporation protein HypB, with product MEVKVMKNVLAMNDEAAAENAALFQRKGIFVLNLMGSPGAGKTTLLERTLEALKDEMRLSVIEGDLFTSKDAERIDRLGVPVVQINTSGGCHLDAPMVKSALSSIDLDSLDMLIIENVGNLVCPAEFELGQDKKAVVLSITEGDDKPLKYPLMFKEADAALLNKVDLLPYTDFDLESATDDIRTLHPGIEVMAIACRTGEGLPAWLSWLRKNVREKKEAVR from the coding sequence ATGGAAGTCAAGGTCATGAAGAACGTTCTGGCGATGAATGATGAAGCAGCAGCAGAAAATGCGGCGCTTTTTCAGCGAAAGGGGATCTTCGTGCTCAATCTCATGGGATCGCCGGGCGCGGGCAAGACGACGCTCCTGGAGCGCACGTTGGAAGCATTGAAGGATGAGATGCGTCTCTCCGTCATCGAGGGCGATCTCTTCACATCGAAGGACGCCGAGCGCATCGACCGCCTCGGCGTGCCCGTCGTGCAGATCAACACGAGCGGCGGCTGTCATCTCGACGCGCCGATGGTCAAGAGTGCGCTCTCGTCCATCGACCTCGATTCGCTCGACATGCTCATCATCGAGAATGTCGGCAACCTCGTCTGCCCAGCGGAATTCGAGCTGGGGCAGGACAAGAAGGCGGTCGTGCTGTCGATCACGGAGGGGGACGACAAGCCATTGAAGTATCCGCTGATGTTCAAGGAGGCCGACGCGGCTCTCCTCAACAAAGTCGACCTCCTGCCTTACACGGACTTCGATCTGGAGAGCGCGACGGACGACATCCGGACGCTTCATCCGGGCATCGAGGTCATGGCGATCGCGTGCCGCACGGGCGAGGGGCTTCCCGCATGGCTCTCGTGGCTTCGGAAGAATGTGCGCGAGAAGAAGGAGGCGGTTCGATGA
- a CDS encoding S-layer homology domain-containing protein: MRFYKKRTALLALAFAALSATAFAADGADSFSDVPKDHWSYEALDYLAKNGVIEGYTDGTFQGNRTMSRYEMAAITARAMQASNLDIGARSVLEKLEKEYGSELAALRAQVEQNTEDIRKNREAIERFKVHGFVRTQYDYDKNTDADTLDRSANRFYMDLRLDMKVNDIWTVKAQSETNRHYNNGHLRSENALGTDTWQQTWSGHDGNFQRIWVEAQQDGRWLNLGRAWRGLGFQNVLFGNESDGFQFGIPIKGTNLTASGFWMASTGAGNKESLYGVGLWGAVGHNFDINVAYARSSLGKNESYTSGLIDHYEADPVTHRVFPVYRDNDRTNPRSYGYVVSAATNVAKNVRVIGDYVQTDADEQNKSVALRLNYKGTKLDDVGSFGVYARYVRYGANGWLAGDDEWGSTWNGTKGWIVGFKYVPWKNVEWETLFSRQKRDYGTSAEYNRSLLRTQLDYHF; the protein is encoded by the coding sequence ATGAGATTCTACAAGAAGAGGACGGCGCTCCTCGCCTTGGCGTTCGCCGCGCTGAGCGCGACTGCGTTCGCCGCCGACGGCGCGGACAGCTTCAGCGATGTGCCCAAAGATCATTGGAGCTACGAAGCGCTCGACTACCTCGCGAAAAACGGCGTCATCGAGGGCTACACAGACGGCACGTTCCAGGGAAACCGCACGATGAGCCGCTACGAGATGGCGGCGATCACCGCACGCGCCATGCAGGCGTCGAACCTCGACATCGGCGCGAGGTCGGTGCTCGAAAAGCTGGAAAAGGAGTACGGCTCGGAGCTTGCCGCGCTGCGCGCCCAAGTCGAGCAGAACACGGAGGACATCCGCAAGAACCGTGAGGCGATCGAACGCTTCAAGGTGCACGGCTTCGTGCGCACGCAGTACGACTACGACAAGAACACCGACGCCGATACGCTCGACCGCAGCGCGAACCGTTTCTACATGGATCTGCGCCTCGACATGAAGGTCAACGACATCTGGACGGTCAAAGCGCAGAGCGAGACGAACCGCCACTACAACAACGGCCATCTGCGCAGTGAAAATGCCCTGGGCACGGACACTTGGCAGCAGACATGGTCGGGGCACGACGGCAACTTCCAGCGCATCTGGGTCGAAGCGCAGCAGGACGGCAGGTGGCTGAACCTCGGACGCGCGTGGCGCGGTCTCGGCTTTCAGAACGTGCTCTTCGGCAATGAGTCGGACGGTTTCCAGTTCGGCATTCCCATCAAGGGAACGAATCTCACGGCGAGCGGCTTCTGGATGGCGTCGACGGGTGCGGGAAATAAGGAGAGTCTTTACGGCGTCGGCCTTTGGGGCGCGGTCGGACACAACTTCGACATCAACGTCGCCTATGCGAGGAGCAGCCTCGGTAAAAACGAGAGCTATACCTCGGGCCTTATCGACCACTACGAGGCAGATCCGGTGACGCACCGCGTCTTCCCTGTCTACAGGGACAACGACAGGACGAATCCCAGGAGCTACGGCTACGTCGTCAGCGCGGCGACGAACGTAGCGAAGAACGTGCGCGTCATCGGCGACTACGTCCAGACCGATGCCGACGAGCAGAACAAGAGCGTCGCGCTGCGTCTCAACTACAAGGGCACAAAGCTCGACGACGTCGGCAGCTTCGGCGTATACGCACGCTATGTGCGCTACGGCGCGAACGGCTGGCTCGCGGGCGACGACGAATGGGGTTCGACGTGGAACGGCACGAAGGGCTGGATCGTCGGCTTCAAGTATGTGCCTTGGAAGAACGTTGAATGGGAGACGCTCTTTTCCAGGCAGAAGCGCGACTACGGCACGAGCGCGGAGTACAACCGCTCGCTCCTGCGCACCCAGCTCGACTATCACTTCTGA
- a CDS encoding HyaD/HybD family hydrogenase maturation endopeptidase, translating to MSEAFLGVSPEEIERARKELEATPAVTVLGIGNVILQDEGFGVRAAELLREKYDFPPAVQIIDGGTLGAELLGVITGTEHLLVLDSVNGGKEAGTLFHFENEGISAHFQDKLSVHEVGIQDVLATLSVTGRAIPDVVVLGAQPYAVGAGVALSPQMEALLPEIERRAIDVLSRWGVEVRAKDASREVAFTRVAEAKHEKAGASRGFVAEDEADAPLDVPMKQAGEAMRTARQTLPHELLTKGGEG from the coding sequence ATGAGTGAAGCGTTCTTGGGCGTATCGCCCGAAGAGATCGAGCGTGCGAGAAAAGAGCTGGAGGCGACGCCCGCCGTGACGGTTCTCGGCATCGGCAACGTCATCCTGCAGGACGAGGGCTTCGGCGTGCGCGCCGCCGAACTCCTGCGCGAGAAGTACGACTTCCCGCCTGCCGTGCAGATCATCGACGGCGGCACGCTCGGTGCGGAGCTTCTGGGCGTCATCACGGGCACGGAGCATCTGCTCGTGCTCGATTCCGTCAACGGCGGCAAGGAGGCGGGCACGCTCTTTCACTTTGAGAATGAGGGAATCTCGGCGCACTTCCAGGACAAGCTGTCGGTGCACGAGGTCGGCATCCAGGACGTGCTCGCGACGCTTTCCGTGACGGGGCGCGCGATTCCCGACGTCGTCGTGCTCGGCGCACAGCCCTACGCCGTCGGCGCGGGCGTCGCGCTCAGCCCGCAGATGGAAGCGCTTCTGCCCGAGATCGAGCGCCGAGCCATCGACGTGCTCTCGCGCTGGGGCGTCGAGGTGCGGGCGAAGGACGCCTCTCGCGAGGTCGCCTTCACGCGCGTCGCCGAGGCGAAGCATGAGAAGGCGGGCGCTTCGCGCGGCTTCGTCGCAGAGGACGAGGCCGATGCGCCGCTCGATGTGCCGATGAAGCAGGCGGGCGAGGCGATGCGCACGGCGCGGCAGACTTTGCCGCACGAACTTCTGACGAAGGGAGGCGAAGGCTGA
- a CDS encoding hydrogenase small subunit, giving the protein MDKRESMWERYLRNGLSRRDFLKGCVALTSLMGLDTGMVSKVVEAAESKPLPVVIWMHGHECTGCDESFIRSAAPMASDLVLNMIALEYSHVLSAASGEPFEAHLEQTIEKYKGQYILAVEGAIATKDNGVYCMSGGHPFINTFQRVAKDAAAIIAYGTCATSGGIQAAAPNPTGSAGVSHYVGNKPVINVPGCPPIPEVMTGVVMHVALFGSVPDLDMESRPKQFYGNRIHDTCYRRPFFDAGMFAERFDDAGSKAGWCLYKLGCRGPETYASCGNLRWFQGMSYPIQSGAPCIGCTNANFWDDAPFSDRLPKYGPLGSIDKIGVGLAVGTAAGVAVHGALSLAQRAKADAAIEKEEEKAKREQVHK; this is encoded by the coding sequence GTGGACAAGCGGGAAAGCATGTGGGAGCGTTATCTCCGCAACGGCCTGAGCCGCCGCGACTTCCTGAAAGGGTGCGTCGCGCTGACATCTCTGATGGGGCTTGATACAGGCATGGTCTCGAAGGTCGTCGAGGCGGCGGAGTCGAAGCCTCTGCCGGTCGTGATCTGGATGCACGGTCATGAGTGCACGGGCTGCGACGAGTCGTTCATCCGCTCGGCGGCGCCGATGGCATCCGATCTGGTGCTGAACATGATTGCGCTCGAATACAGCCACGTCCTGAGCGCGGCTTCGGGCGAGCCGTTCGAGGCGCATCTCGAGCAGACGATTGAAAAGTACAAGGGACAGTACATCCTCGCCGTCGAGGGTGCGATTGCGACGAAGGACAACGGCGTCTACTGCATGTCGGGCGGTCATCCGTTCATCAATACGTTCCAGCGCGTGGCCAAGGATGCGGCGGCGATCATCGCCTACGGCACGTGCGCGACGTCGGGCGGCATCCAGGCGGCTGCGCCGAATCCGACAGGATCGGCGGGCGTCAGCCACTATGTGGGCAACAAGCCGGTCATCAATGTCCCGGGCTGTCCTCCTATCCCCGAGGTCATGACGGGCGTCGTCATGCACGTCGCTCTCTTCGGCTCGGTTCCCGACCTCGATATGGAGAGCCGTCCCAAGCAGTTCTACGGCAACCGCATTCACGATACGTGCTACCGCCGCCCCTTCTTCGATGCGGGCATGTTCGCTGAGCGCTTCGACGACGCGGGCTCGAAGGCGGGCTGGTGTCTTTACAAGCTCGGCTGCAGAGGCCCCGAGACGTACGCTTCGTGCGGCAATCTGCGCTGGTTCCAAGGCATGAGCTATCCGATTCAGTCGGGCGCGCCGTGCATCGGCTGCACGAACGCGAACTTCTGGGACGATGCGCCGTTCTCCGACCGTCTGCCGAAGTACGGGCCTCTGGGCAGCATCGACAAGATCGGCGTCGGACTCGCGGTCGGCACGGCGGCGGGCGTCGCCGTACACGGCGCTCTGAGCCTCGCGCAGCGCGCAAAGGCGGATGCGGCGATCGAGAAGGAAGAGGAGAAGGCGAAGAGAGAGCAGGTGCATAAATGA
- a CDS encoding response regulator, with product MARKCKILISDDSKLLRKQLREELEALDCEVIETENGKEAIAESLGDRPDGVILDIVMPEVNGVEVLRVIKEIDDTIPVVMLSSAGTPEKLMETLKLGALDFIQKPYTPEQIKNAITRIRKKAGLDEQ from the coding sequence TTGGCAAGAAAGTGCAAGATCCTCATTTCCGATGATTCCAAGCTTCTGCGCAAGCAGCTGCGCGAGGAGCTTGAGGCGCTCGATTGTGAGGTCATAGAGACGGAGAACGGCAAGGAGGCGATCGCCGAGAGTCTTGGCGACCGTCCCGACGGCGTGATCTTGGACATCGTCATGCCCGAGGTCAACGGCGTCGAGGTGCTGCGCGTCATCAAGGAAATCGACGACACGATTCCCGTCGTCATGCTGTCATCGGCGGGCACGCCCGAGAAGCTTATGGAGACGCTGAAGCTCGGGGCGCTGGACTTCATCCAGAAGCCCTATACGCCCGAGCAGATCAAGAATGCCATCACGCGCATTCGAAAGAAAGCAGGGCTGGATGAGCAATGA
- a CDS encoding nickel-dependent hydrogenase large subunit, whose product MKHVTVDPVTRIEGHLRVEVQVDEATGKVTDALSSGTAWRGLELVMNGRDPRDAWAYIQRICGVCTTAHALCSVRAVEDALGIRIPTNANYIRNIMAGCLTVQDHLVHFYHLHALDWVSPVEALAADPVAAANLQREILKLRLPLAGPAGLNTEAYPKDFPNATPEYFAAFKQKIEQIVKSGQLGIFAANWWDHPDYKILPPEVHLIAVVHYLEMLDKHRELMTPHVVFGGKNPHAHYVVGGMPCAISLDDGNAPINTARLAIVDRAVNLTRTIVNEYYLPDVLAIGSLYVKAGKVDGGGLAKHCVMAFGQFPDQSYTGTRNGDFMRQLLIRSNGVVENFGAGLAAATFTEVKAEDLSDPVAFTEGVEHSWYEYEGAESDLHPWAGQTKPKYTAPKVGTQTNWQELNEKGKYSWLKTPKWRGKLAEVGPLARYIIIYVKAKKGLLPDPTWAEQLMLNQMDAVSKAIGLAPEVWLPTMVGRTAARALDAQLNAEIEKYYFDKLIANIKGGDLAVATSDKWDPVTWPKEAKGVGLYDAPRGALSHWVVIKNGKIANYQCVVPTTWNACPRDDAAGHGAYEMAMMDTRVAVPDKPLEIVRVIRSFDPCMACSTHVYNANGDTLKIMTTDPYAGLQVEE is encoded by the coding sequence ATGAAACATGTAACGGTCGATCCGGTAACGAGAATCGAAGGGCATCTGCGCGTCGAGGTGCAGGTGGACGAGGCGACGGGCAAGGTCACGGATGCTCTTTCGAGCGGCACGGCGTGGCGCGGCCTCGAACTCGTCATGAACGGGCGCGATCCGCGCGACGCGTGGGCGTACATCCAGCGTATATGCGGCGTCTGCACGACGGCACACGCGCTGTGTTCCGTGCGCGCCGTTGAGGATGCGCTCGGCATCCGCATCCCGACGAATGCAAACTATATCCGCAATATCATGGCGGGCTGCCTGACGGTGCAGGATCATCTCGTGCATTTCTATCATCTGCATGCGCTCGACTGGGTCAGCCCCGTCGAGGCTCTGGCGGCCGACCCGGTCGCGGCAGCGAACCTGCAGCGTGAGATTCTCAAGCTGCGCCTGCCGCTCGCAGGTCCTGCAGGGCTCAATACGGAAGCGTATCCGAAGGACTTCCCGAATGCGACGCCCGAATACTTCGCGGCATTCAAGCAGAAGATCGAGCAGATCGTCAAGAGCGGGCAGCTCGGCATCTTTGCGGCGAACTGGTGGGATCATCCCGACTACAAGATTCTGCCGCCCGAGGTTCACCTCATCGCGGTCGTTCACTACCTTGAGATGCTCGACAAGCACAGAGAGCTCATGACGCCGCACGTCGTCTTCGGCGGCAAGAACCCGCACGCGCACTATGTCGTCGGCGGCATGCCGTGCGCGATCTCCCTCGACGACGGCAATGCGCCGATCAACACGGCGCGTCTCGCCATCGTTGACCGCGCCGTGAACCTCACGCGCACGATTGTCAACGAATACTATCTGCCCGACGTGCTCGCCATCGGCTCGCTCTACGTCAAGGCGGGCAAGGTGGACGGCGGCGGCCTCGCCAAGCATTGCGTCATGGCGTTCGGCCAGTTCCCCGATCAGAGCTACACGGGCACGCGAAACGGCGACTTCATGCGCCAGCTATTGATCCGCTCGAACGGCGTCGTCGAGAACTTCGGCGCGGGTCTTGCGGCGGCGACCTTCACGGAGGTCAAGGCGGAGGATCTGTCCGATCCCGTCGCCTTCACCGAGGGCGTCGAGCACTCGTGGTACGAGTATGAGGGCGCGGAGAGCGATCTCCATCCGTGGGCAGGACAGACGAAGCCGAAGTACACGGCACCGAAGGTCGGCACGCAGACGAACTGGCAGGAGCTCAACGAAAAGGGCAAGTACTCGTGGCTCAAGACACCGAAATGGCGCGGCAAGCTCGCCGAGGTCGGTCCTCTGGCGCGCTACATCATCATCTACGTCAAGGCGAAGAAGGGCCTCCTGCCCGATCCGACGTGGGCGGAGCAGCTCATGCTCAACCAGATGGATGCGGTGTCGAAGGCGATCGGCCTCGCCCCCGAGGTCTGGCTGCCGACGATGGTCGGCCGTACGGCGGCGCGCGCGCTCGACGCGCAGCTCAACGCCGAGATCGAGAAGTACTACTTCGACAAGCTCATCGCGAACATCAAGGGCGGCGACCTCGCCGTCGCAACATCGGACAAGTGGGATCCCGTGACGTGGCCGAAGGAAGCGAAGGGCGTCGGCCTTTACGACGCGCCGCGCGGCGCGCTCTCGCACTGGGTCGTCATCAAGAACGGCAAGATCGCGAACTATCAGTGCGTCGTGCCGACGACGTGGAACGCCTGCCCGCGCGACGATGCGGCAGGACACGGCGCCTACGAGATGGCGATGATGGACACGCGCGTCGCCGTGCCCGACAAGCCTTTGGAGATCGTGCGCGTCATCCGCTCGTTCGATCCGTGCATGGCCTGCTCCACGCACGTCTACAACGCGAACGGCGACACGCTCAAGATCATGACGACCGATCCCTATGCAGGACTGCAGGTGGAAGAATAG
- a CDS encoding DUF1659 domain-containing protein yields the protein MAVKKTGAATKLILKVQMGTDKKGLPTYGQRMVQNVNPALGDEDFLAIGKSLGGLQSHTLKDVMRQDAAALTEE from the coding sequence ATGGCAGTCAAGAAAACGGGAGCGGCGACGAAGCTGATTCTCAAGGTTCAGATGGGCACGGACAAAAAGGGTCTGCCGACCTACGGACAGCGCATGGTGCAGAACGTGAACCCGGCGCTCGGCGACGAGGACTTCCTCGCCATTGGCAAGAGCCTCGGCGGCCTGCAGTCGCACACGCTGAAGGACGTCATGCGCCAGGACGCAGCCGCGCTGACGGAAGAGTAA
- the hypA gene encoding hydrogenase maturation nickel metallochaperone HypA: MHEMAIAEGILDIALKTMEENEAKRVARVKLLVGEMAGVECESLLFCFEALTKGTAADGAALDIERVPLVGRCGSCGKEQHVERYSFLCPSCRNGALEIISGRELKVESLEVD, translated from the coding sequence GTGCATGAAATGGCGATCGCCGAGGGCATTTTGGACATCGCGCTCAAGACGATGGAGGAAAACGAGGCGAAGCGCGTCGCACGCGTGAAGCTGCTCGTCGGTGAAATGGCGGGCGTGGAATGCGAGTCGCTGCTCTTTTGCTTCGAGGCTCTGACAAAAGGCACGGCGGCAGACGGTGCGGCTCTCGACATCGAGCGCGTGCCGCTCGTCGGGCGCTGCGGATCTTGCGGCAAGGAGCAGCATGTCGAGCGATACAGCTTCTTGTGCCCTTCGTGCAGGAACGGCGCACTTGAAATCATCTCGGGACGCGAACTCAAGGTGGAATCTTTGGAGGTGGACTAA
- the hypD gene encoding hydrogenase formation protein HypD: protein MKKLTPQEEKEAARALLADIERLAAGRHLRYMEVCGTHTVAIFRAGLRQILPENIELVSGPGCPVCVTSDAYMDKAIACAKMEAVTVATFGDMLKVPGSRESLADARAAGACLRVVYSPLDALAAARENPERTVVFLGVGFETTAPTEAAAVLSAKEEGLKNFCVLSAQKLVPPAVKLLLADPDVHVDGFLLPGHACVVTGTRPYAFLADEAHKPGVVAGFTPLAILRAVWRLVRQTAANEARIENEYGSVVREEGNPAALAVLARVYEETADEWRGLGVIERSGLRMREEFAAFDAERRLPVEVERVEKKTACRCGEVLRGAVRPTDCTLFAKACVPTHAVGPCMVSVEGVCAAWYKYGRGRFHFGK, encoded by the coding sequence TTGAAGAAACTCACGCCGCAAGAAGAAAAGGAAGCGGCAAGGGCGCTCCTTGCTGACATCGAGCGCCTTGCCGCGGGCAGGCATCTTCGCTATATGGAGGTCTGCGGCACGCACACGGTCGCCATCTTCCGCGCGGGACTTCGGCAGATTCTGCCCGAGAATATCGAGCTTGTCTCCGGTCCCGGCTGTCCCGTGTGCGTGACGAGCGACGCCTACATGGACAAGGCGATCGCCTGCGCGAAGATGGAGGCGGTCACCGTCGCGACGTTCGGCGACATGCTCAAGGTGCCGGGCAGCCGCGAAAGCCTTGCAGATGCGCGTGCGGCGGGCGCATGTTTACGCGTTGTCTACTCGCCGCTCGACGCGCTTGCCGCCGCGCGGGAGAATCCCGAAAGGACGGTCGTCTTCCTCGGCGTCGGCTTTGAGACGACAGCGCCGACCGAGGCGGCGGCGGTGCTCTCGGCAAAGGAGGAGGGACTGAAGAACTTCTGCGTTCTGTCGGCGCAGAAACTCGTGCCGCCTGCCGTGAAGCTCCTCTTGGCTGATCCCGATGTGCATGTCGACGGCTTCCTGCTGCCCGGGCACGCGTGCGTCGTCACGGGCACGCGCCCCTACGCCTTTCTCGCCGATGAGGCACATAAGCCCGGCGTCGTCGCGGGCTTCACGCCGCTCGCGATCCTGCGCGCCGTCTGGCGGCTCGTGCGGCAGACGGCGGCGAATGAAGCCCGCATCGAGAACGAGTACGGCTCCGTCGTGCGCGAAGAGGGCAACCCCGCCGCGCTCGCCGTCCTCGCGCGCGTCTACGAGGAGACGGCGGACGAGTGGCGCGGCCTCGGCGTCATCGAGCGCTCGGGGCTTCGTATGCGCGAGGAGTTCGCCGCGTTCGATGCCGAGCGCCGCCTGCCCGTCGAAGTCGAGCGCGTGGAGAAGAAGACGGCGTGCCGCTGCGGCGAGGTTCTGCGCGGCGCGGTGCGCCCGACGGACTGCACGCTCTTCGCGAAGGCATGCGTGCCGACGCATGCCGTAGGGCCGTGCATGGTGTCGGTCGAGGGCGTGTGCGCTGCCTGGTACAAGTACGGCCGAGGGAGGTTTCACTTTGGAAAATGA